One region of Salvia miltiorrhiza cultivar Shanhuang (shh) chromosome 3, IMPLAD_Smil_shh, whole genome shotgun sequence genomic DNA includes:
- the LOC131016358 gene encoding uncharacterized protein LOC131016358: MPQTMKIQPIDFNEAEEPTAKCEAVAKPVFRSRFKWLFERPFSRAPVTEKPAGAAEPLTNKDGLEEFEPSSVCLAKMVQNFMEENNEKQQHKCGRNRCTCFNGNCTDSSDDEPDSCNSSFSQACDTLKSLVPCVCVSEKNLLADTAKIVERHKINKRKDGFCRKIVADGLIALGYDAAICKSKWEKSPSFLAGEYEYVDVIIEGERLIIDIDFRSEFAIARPTKSYKLLLQTLPNIFIGKSDRLEKIIGIVSDAVKQSLKKKGMPVPPWRKADYVKSKWLSASTRCGCATETQVSSEREEAGELEVMLGGKSSPSPDEGESLFVFSNSNSSSGSLSDDAEAATPQLKKWELPLPLIRPKTSTNKGVKMVTGLASVIDDKA, translated from the exons ATGCCTCAAACCATGAAAATTCAACCGATCGATTTCAACGAGGCGGAGGAACCGACGGCGAAATGTGAGGCAGTTGCGAAGCCAGTATTTAGGTCGAGGTTCAAGTGGCTTTTCGAGAGGCCGTTCTCCAGAGCTCCGGTGACGGAAAAGCCAGCCGGCGCCGCTGAGCCGCTGACTAACAAGGACGGATTGGAGGAGTTTGAGCCTAGCTCGGTTTGCCTTGCGAAGATGGTCCAGAATTTTATGGAGGAAAACAACGAGAAGCAGCAGCACAAGTGTGGAAGGAACAGATGCACTTGCTTCAATGGAAACTGCACGGACAGCTCCGATGACGAACCAGACTCGTGCAATTCCTCTTTCTCCCAGGCTTGTGATACACTTAag AGTTTGGTGCCCTGTGTTTGTGTATCCGAAAAGAATTTGCTAGCAGACACTGCGAAAATCGTTGAACGACACAAGATCAACAAACGCAAAGATGGATTCTGCAGAAAAATCGTGGCAGATGGTCTAATAGCCCTTGGATACGACGCTGCAATCTGCAAATCGAAATGGGAAAAATCCCCTTCTTTCCTCGCTG GAGAATACGAGTACGTGGACGTGATAATCGAAGGGGAAAGACTGATCATCGACATAGATTTCAGATCGGAGTTCGCCATCGCAAGGCCAACCAAATCATATAAACTACTCCTCCAAACACTGCCCAACATATTCATCGGCAAATCCGACCGCCTCGAGAAGATAATCGGAATCGTCTCCGACGCCGTGAAGCAGAGCCTAAAGAAGAAAGGCATGCCCGTCCCTCCATGGCGCAAAGCCGATTACGTGAAATCGAAATGGCTCTCAGCCTCCACCCGATGCGGATGCGCCACAGAAACTCAGGTGAGCAGTGAGAGAGAGGAGGCTGGCGAATTGGAGGTGATGCTAGGTGGAAAGTCCTCCCCTTCCCCTGATGAAGGTGAATCTCTGTTTGTTTTCTCTAACAGTAACAGTAGCAGCGGCAGCCTATCTGACGACGCCGAGGCTGCGACGCCACAGCTGAAAAAGTGGGAGCTGCCCCTACCCCTAATTAGGCCTAAAACTTCTACTAACAAAGGAGTGAAGATGGTGACCGGTTTAGCTTCAGTAATTGACGATAAAGCATAA
- the LOC131018935 gene encoding uncharacterized protein LOC131018935, producing the protein MAEWFNDISSSSSDGITQEIMDVIVESKEAVAQFFTQLEPERVIHNRTYVYCDHEAVHLRLMQDYFNNNPMYRPTFFQLRFRMQKELSLHIVDAVQGEDGYFRMSHDAAGRDSLTPLQKCMVAICQLAIVVSADTFDEYLKVADTTGHLCLKKFCKAVIRAYEAEYLRCPTAADVQRLH; encoded by the coding sequence ATGGCTGAATGGTTCAATGATATTTCGTCGTCTTCATCCGACGGGATTACCCAAGAAATCATGGATGTCATCGTGGAGTCAAAAGAAGCGGTTGCTCAATTTTTCACCCAACTGGAGCCGGAACGTGTTATTCACAACCGAACTTACGTTTATTGTGATCATGAGGCTGTTcatctacgtcttatgcaagactacttcaacaaCAATCCGATGTACAGGCCAACATTTTTTCAACTGcgttttcgaatgcagaaggagctaTCCTTGCACATCGTCGATGCTGTGCAAGGTGAAGATGGTTACTTTCGAATGAGCCATGATGCTGCGGGCCGAGACTCTCTCAcgcctttgcagaaatgcatgGTGGCTATCTGCCAATTAGCCATCGTCGTTAGTGCGGATACTTTCGATGAGTATCTCAAGGTCGCTGACACAACGGGACATCTATGCCTAAAGAAATTCTGCAAAGCTGTCATCCGGGCATACGAAGCCGAGTATCTTCGATGTCCTACGGCGGCGGATGTCCAACGGCTTCATTAG
- the LOC131018936 gene encoding uncharacterized protein LOC131018936, with product MIPYFSQNISDYFFDNKWHLTSSFVQSFPCIALDIISTPIPGVASDRSWIHSGFGDITAALAFAHIRPQFPKVDWGSWIWAPFIPSRRSLLVWRTIVGKLPTFDMSRLHGIQGPNRCPLCSEAEESLDHVLLNCSFSTSIWADFFRWFSIDQPLPSDVGSLVRFSIQQKNIKQIGNLWKVGVISLLWSLWSHRNNIIHKDLAPSRHLIIKQVRVFICEAANNFDLGPMENSVSDLLILKKLSIAGQPRKPISYIYVAWHLPPPSWIKANTDGSVREGRIHAGGVFRNSSNDVLGCYHFSGGHGVAFEAELLAIIIAIETAHRAKWERVWFESDSSYVVQLLQSLSGTVPWRFKPRWQLALSKLHTFTWRISHIFREGNRSADFLASQAREEGFWPHTIAGLNAFVKEDVSFPYFTRFA from the coding sequence ATGATACCTTATTTCTCTCAGAACATTTCGGATTACTTTTTTGATAATAAGTGGCACCTCACTTCTAGTTTTGTGCAGTCTTTCCCGTGTATTGCTCTTGACATCATTTCCACCCCCATTCCTGGGGTTGCCAGCGATAGATCCTGGATACATTCGGGGTTCGGGGACATTACTGCTGCTTTGGCCTTTGCTCACATTCGTCCTCAGTTCCCTAAGGTAGACTGGGGCTCCTGGATTTGGGCCCCTTTTATTCCCTCTCGGAGATCTCTTTTAGTTTGGCGTACTATTGTTGGCAAGCTTCCTACCTTTGATATGAGCCGTCTTCATGGTATTCAGGGGCCTAATCGCTGCCCTTTATGCTCTGAAGCGGAAGAATCGTTGGACCACGTTCTGTTGAACTGCTCCTTCTCGACTTCCATTTGGGCGGATTTCTTTAGATGGTTCTCGATTGACCAACCTTTGCCGTCTGATGTTGGTAGCTTGGTTCGCTTTTCTATTCAACAGAAGAACATCAAGCAAATTGGTAATTTATGGAAAGTTGGGGTGATCTCTCTTCTCTGGAGTCTCTGGTCTCACCGTAACAACATCATTCACAAGGATTTGGCGCCTTCGCGTCACTTGATTATCAAGCAGGTCCGGGTTTTTATTTGTGAAGCTGCCAACAATTTCGACCTTGGTCCTATGGAGAACTCGGTTTCtgatcttctcattcttaagAAGCTGTCCATCGCTGGGCAACCTAGGAAACCTATCTCCTATATTTACGTTGCTTGGCACCTTCCTCCGCCGTCTTGGATCAAAGCTAATACTGATGGTTCGGTTAGAGAAGGGAGAATTCACGCGGGGGGTGTTTTTAGGAATTCCTCTAATGACGTTCTGGGTTGTTATCATTTCTCGGGCGGGCATGGGGTAGCGTTTGAAGCTGAGCTTTTAGCAATTATTATTGCTATCGAAACTGCACATCGTGCCAAATGggagagagtttggtttgaGTCGGATTCCTCTTACGTTGTACAGCTTCTCCAGTCACTTTCTGGGACGGTCCCTTGGAGATTCAAGCCTCGGTGGCAGCTTGCTCTCTCCAAACTTCACACTTTCACGTGGCGTATTTCTCACATCTTTCGTGAGGGCAACAGATCGGCGGATTTTTTGGCTTCTCAGGCTCGCGAGGAAGGTTTTTGGCCTCATACTATTGCTGGTTTAAATGCTTTTGTCAAGGAGGACGTCTCTTTTCCTTATTTTACTcgttttgcttga